DNA sequence from the Oryza brachyantha chromosome 5, ObraRS2, whole genome shotgun sequence genome:
GCAGTGCGCAAACCTTAAGGTCGCTGCCACTGTATCCTTCGGTCATGGTTGCAAGCTCCTTGAAATCGATACCTTCGTCGACCTTCTCTTTTGACAATAGTGTCCTTAAGATCAACTCTCTGCTATCTAGAGTTGGAAGGCCAACCATGATTCTGTTCAGCATAACAAATAAAGGAAATGAATTATCATCTCTTCATGAAACAACCGGTTGCATCTCTTCTCCCTCGAAATAATGCAACATCTGAACATACCTGCGCTCAAATCTCCTAATGATGGCTTGATCAAGATCAAAGGGTCTATTCGTAGCAGCAAGAACAAGGATCCTTTCACCAGACTTTGACAAGAGACCATCCCAGTGACTCATGAACTCATTCTTGATCTTACGCATCGCCTCATGTTCACCGCATCGAGCGCGCTGCCCTAACATACTGTCAACCTCGTCAACAAAAATGATTGTGGGAGCCACCTTGGCAGCCAAACTGAACAACGCTCGGACATTTTTCTCGTCCTCCCCGAACCATTTCGATGTGATGGTGGACATGGAAACATTGATGAAGCTGGCGCCCGCGTCGTTTGCTATAGCCTTAGCAAGCATTGTCTTCCCTGTTCCCGGTGGCCCGAACAGCAATATTCCTCGGCAAGGCTTAAGAAGTCCTCCCTTAAAAAGATCGGGACGTCGAAGAGGTAGCATTACCAGCTCCTGAAGCGACTCTTTGATATCAGCCAGCGCTCCAATGTCATCAAATGTCACTCCTATTTCACTGGCTGGTATAACCTCTGGTCTGATGCGCTTCTCAAACTCGTTATCTGGAATTTCCTGTTCAGTAGGAAGAACACAGACGGTTAAAACTTCATTCTTTGCAATGATCACAACAAACTATAATGTTGGCTTTACACAGTTAGGAGGCTACAGAATTGGTGGAACGGAAGCCacaaaaaaactgaaataatGAGCGAAACTTACTGGTTTTTGTGGTGGTAATGGACCATCACCATCTTTAAGTGGCAATGTGGTCGATTTCTCCGTATCAGGTTTTTTGGATCCATTGGCACCTTTCATATCATCCTTTGCAAACAGGAGAATTATAGTCAGTCTCATTAACAAAGTAGCTGGACAATATTTCTTGCAACCTTATATCCATAATTTACCTCCAATTTCAGTGTCTCTTTCCCACCAAAACCACTTTCTTGGAAAATGCTTAGTCCATGGGACAAACTGTAAAACAATTGtaccaaaaaattaagaacaaaaactaattatgAACTGAATatcaagacaaatgatcaaacctTTTCGATGACAGAACAAGCTTCCCATTTTTGTATTCAGGATCCTTGTTGTGGTTCAAATGGTATGATACTGCTGAGACAATAATTTCCTCTATGTAGTTGCTGAGAATCATAGTATCAGCTTGGCAGATTGAGCTTAAATCATCACAGTCCAGATCGTTCGCTGACAGTACCTCTATGATGTGGTTTCTATTATCTAAAATCTGGATTTTCTTTATGTCTTCTTCCATTTGAGTTCTCCAACTATCGAGATGGGACTCCTCTTCCGGTGGTTTAATATCGACATGAAAAGGGAACAAGCTGCTAACTCTCTCATCCACATCCCTGTGGTCACTATCTGAATCAAGTAATCTGGAGCCAAGTATCAACACTTGTCCAGACAACTTGCCTAACATTTTCTGGAACAAAGAATAAGTCCTTTGTGATCTATGAAGGAGGTGGTCAACATCCCTTATATAAAGAATAACTGGATGATTTTCAGCCACAGAAACCATGACCTACAAACGTGGCCACAGTTTAAGTAAAATCATAATTTGAGACAGCTGGACAAGTTCAGTCAGGGTATATTATTACCTTGTAAAGTGACTGTACCAGAACTTTCTCATCGAAACACCAGCTACTGGTTCGCCTAGCTGAAACTGCATCAGTAgaaaaaagaggggaaaacgtaaaaaaaaaaacttcttcaGCATACTATTATTTCCTGTTCTACTATATTACGGGTACCAacgaaaaaacaatatatataatcaagaTGGCTTTGGTTTTCTGAAACGTAGATCTAAATATAGTAACTAAAGAAGACCATGCACACACGTctgaatttcatttttttttgaaaatacgACGGCAAAAGTCCTGCCGGaatatattagaaaagttgttacaaatagagaaaagaaaagaaacgagATTACATTGGGAGGAAGCTGCTAGAAGAGGGGGAAAACTCTCATGAAGGTCGAAAGGCCAAGCGTCTTAAATCTATCTCTAGTTTTATTTTGTGGGCTACTTGAATAGCTGTGTTGTGCTGACTGTTGAAGACTTTGTCATTTCTCTTTTTCCAAATGTGCCACCAAGTTGTTATCAGGGATCCTATTAAGTTTTTCTGCAGGGATTTCGGTTTGATTTCGTAGAAGGATCTCCACCATTCCCTTAGAGTCTTGTTATTTGGCAGCAAGAGCGTGTTATGCTTACCCTATAAACAGAGTTGATTCCAAGTTTCTTTTGCATAGCTGCATTCCTTGAAAAGGTAGGTGATGTCTTCAAACGCTTCACCACACAAACTACATATCCAGTTGCATGGCCAATGCCTTGAAAAGGTGGGTGGTGTCTGAATTTCATTTTGATGGACTTATACAGAGACGCATGCATAATTTTACCAGAAAATGGGGATGCCAGCAGTCCGAAACTGGTGGAGGTAAGTAACTGTGATCTACGAGCAGTCTACACTATATTCTGCACATGCTCGaaataacatgaataaaacggAAGCAGAAGACATGACCAAACAAAGTTCACCTGAATGTGCAGAACACTGCGAAGAAACGTCGCTCATATCAGAAGACACAGAAGTACTTTTCCGTAGTGGAGGCGCATTGCTAGTTGCTTCAGAacctctgaaaaaaaaaataatgcaagGGTGAATAGTACTGCATAAGTTCAGTTCATCTCACATTTGATAActgaaaaaaacatgtttattACCTGGCCTTTACATCTGCACTGCTTGTGTGGCGTTGCAATGATTCTGCAAAAGTGTTTGATGCACAACAGAACAAGAAATGTCAGAAATCTTCAAATGAGCAAGAATAAAGTGGTTCATGCACATGGTAGGGAGTTTTCATATCTTGAGTTAGACACTAAAACAGTAAAGTATATTGAAATAATCTATTGTAATAAAATCAAAGTggcacaaaataatttaatgttcTGATACTGATACCTCTGGGTTCAGcacttttagaaaatattgtgAATGATCCAATCAAATCAGACATCCTCCCGAATGTGGTATCAGAAATGGACTGGTTATGAACCTGTAGAAAACATGCATGTCAAACAGCAATTCCACGAGCATCATCGAGTTAACAATAAAGAGATTCAATGAATTATGCTGGCATACACAAAGTAAGTGTGTGACCATGATCTGTGCCTACTAAAACATGAGGCTATCTTTAACAGCGTCGGCGATCATTCACGATGGTCCGATCCATCACAAAGGAAAGAAGTATGCACGTTGTTTACTCACCAAGCCTTTGCTGGAGCTCCCGTATTTGCTTTGGATCTACAGCAGTATTCAGTAACAGAAAAATTCAGAACAGTGTGAGCACTGGCCAGCAAGATACATATGAACAGTAAGCGTTGCAAAGTCGGCAACAGTTTCCAACTTACCCGGAGCGAAAAATCGGTGACATCCAGGATTAGCAAGTGGGTCTTGTAGTAGTGCGACAGGGCTCTTGCCAGAGACTGCAGGTAAGGCTCTGCACATCGCATTGCAGGCAGCATCAGTAAACAGCACACATTTTCACGAGATGAACACAGAGATGAACATATATAGAGACAGCCAGGCAACACGAACCTGTGGGGCCAGCGAGCAGTATcgcgcggctggcggcgcAGAGGTTCCGGATGTGCTTGGACAAATCGGCTTGCTTGAGGTGGACGAACGCCCCGCTGATGAGCACCTCCTTCGTCCGCTCGCTGCAAATTTACAAAGCCAGTGGAGTTGCATCAGATGAGGAAGTATCCAACCAAATCATTCTCGTAATAACGACAACCCAAAAaggcgaggaggaagggaaaaaaaaaaaaagcagcaacaacaacgcCACGCTTTCCGCGTCGGATCGCACGCGAACACCAGCTCCGCCGCGACGCGAAGCGAACCGAATCGGCGAACACATCATCCTATCCTCGATCGAaccaccgccggcgaggcggcgccgtACGTGCTACCAACCTGAGGTAGTAGCGGAACTCGTCGAAGGTGACGTCGCTCTCGCGGCCGTCCACCACCAGCCGCCGCAGCTCCGCCTCCAGCTCCGCCACGCCCACGCCgaccctcgcgccgccgccctcgccgtccccCGGAGCCGtccacctcgccgacgcgaGCCCCAGCCCGACGCCGACCCCCACGCCGAGGGCCGACACGAACAGGTTCCTCTGCTCCATGGCGCGCAaaaaccctagctagctagcaaccGCAGGCACGCGATCCAACGCACACTGgactggaggaagaagaagaagaagagtgcGAAATGTGAGGAGCGAATTGGACGAGGGGAAAGGGTTGGTGGGGTTTATATACTCAAGGGAAGAAgaacatggccatggccatggcggcgcccaacatggtatttcttagataCATGGgaatttgtaataaaataataattactcaactgcatttttaatttatttgcagtatttttttaaaaaagggagaaaaaaataatggagtAGCTATTAGTATAAAGCAACTTTTGAATGTATATAGGGCTCCATCGTTTcgcagttgcaactgcttataagccaaaatttaaattttggaacttaattttaaacttgattttgtggttttttcatcttggtttcttttacatatttcgcttttgagtcgctatagacatgtatataaaagttttacctgcaaattatttttcatttgcaaaaacGTGTTTTCGTTTATTCCACCAAAAAGTGAAACGATGAGAGCTATAATTTGTTGACAGCTCATTCTCTTTGTTGCAATAGTGGAATTTGTGAATAATACCACATCTTAAACTTGcagtaaatttataaaagggataaattaatagctattatatactactaatcggtttttctctctcttagaGTAAAAAAGGATAACTtgtccttaaaaaaaaggctaacTTGTGAATTTGACAGCTCCTCTTGTTTAAATAGTGGatcaatttgtaaataatagcACATCataaatttgtaataataCATTTTTGAAAAAGGGGAGAAATTAGTAGCTATTATTGTAGTCAATTTTCCTCTTAAATAAAGCCAAAGGGATAACCTTGAAATTTGGAGACAGCTCATATTCTATATGGGAATCATTTGTAGCGGAGAAAAATCCAATTTATAGCATGATTATAATACATTTCCCCTAGGCAAGTGATCTGAACGGGCCACTTTGCGTGTGAGGTGAGTCACACACTTTGAGATGTCCATGGGCATGTGAATTGTCTTGGTTAGGGTATCTTTTGTCCACCCAAAGGAGGTAATCACCCAAACGGTTTTGCCAAAT
Encoded proteins:
- the LOC102723060 gene encoding peroxisomal biogenesis factor 6-like; protein product: MEQRNLFVSALGVGVGVGLGLASARWTAPGDGEGGGARVGVGVAELEAELRRLVVDGRESDVTFDEFRYYLSERTKEVLISGAFVHLKQADLSKHIRNLCAASRAILLAGPTEPYLQSLARALSHYYKTHLLILDVTDFSLRIQSKYGSSSKGLVHNQSISDTTFGRMSDLIGSFTIFSKSAEPRESLQRHTSSADVKARGSEATSNAPPLRKSTSVSSDMSDVSSQCSAHSVSARRTSSWCFDEKVLVQSLYKVMVSVAENHPVILYIRDVDHLLHRSQRTYSLFQKMLGKLSGQVLILGSRLLDSDSDHRDVDERVSSLFPFHVDIKPPEEESHLDSWRTQMEEDIKKIQILDNRNHIIEVLSANDLDCDDLSSICQADTMILSNYIEEIIVSAVSYHLNHNKDPEYKNGKLVLSSKSLSHGLSIFQESGFGGKETLKLEDDMKGANGSKKPDTEKSTTLPLKDGDGPLPPQKPEIPDNEFEKRIRPEVIPASEIGVTFDDIGALADIKESLQELVMLPLRRPDLFKGGLLKPCRGILLFGPPGTGKTMLAKAIANDAGASFINVSMSTITSKWFGEDEKNVRALFSLAAKVAPTIIFVDEVDSMLGQRARCGEHEAMRKIKNEFMSHWDGLLSKSGERILVLAATNRPFDLDQAIIRRFERRIMVGLPTLDSRELILRTLLSKEKVDEGIDFKELATMTEGYSGSDLKNLCVTAAYRPVRELLKREREKEMERRANEAKEKGATAENSGNSTSKKENPENPESKEKESSENKEEKTESKPENSEAKAEGGDGVTIDLRPLTMEDLRQAKNQVAASFAAEGAVMNELKQWNDLYGEGGSRKKQQLTYFL